The following coding sequences lie in one Mycobacterium sp. Z3061 genomic window:
- the dacB gene encoding D-alanyl-D-alanine carboxypeptidase/D-alanyl-D-alanine-endopeptidase — protein MGPKRWRKSTHLLVGLVVLAFVAAVVAAAVLFTTGGHGVAGARSPVPPPRPPTVKAGVTPVADNAPAPSAAGVAAALAAVVADPNLGRLGGRITDAMTGKELWRQLDDLPMVPASTNKVLTAAAALLTLDRQARISTRVVAAGQAAQGPVVLVGAGDPTLSAAPPGVETWYRGAARISDLVEQVHRSGMTPTAVQVDTSAFSGPGLAPGWDPADIDNGDVAPIESAMIDAGRIQPTTVNSRRSKTPALDAGRQLAIALGLDPAAVTVASAPAGARQLAVVQSAPLIQRLSQMMNASDNVMAECIGREVAAAINRPQSFTGAVDAVTSRLNTAHVDTGGAALVDSSGLSVNDRLTARTLDGVMQAAAGPDQPSLRALLDLLPIAGGSGTLGERFLDRSTTMGPAGWLRAKTGSLTAVNSLVGLLNDASGRVLTFAFISNDAGPNGRNAMDALATKLWFCGCTT, from the coding sequence ATGGGTCCCAAACGCTGGCGCAAGTCCACCCACCTGCTGGTCGGGCTGGTGGTGCTCGCGTTCGTCGCTGCCGTCGTAGCGGCCGCCGTGCTGTTCACCACCGGCGGGCACGGCGTCGCCGGGGCGCGGTCCCCGGTTCCGCCGCCGCGGCCGCCGACGGTCAAGGCGGGGGTGACTCCGGTCGCCGACAATGCGCCCGCGCCCAGCGCCGCAGGGGTGGCGGCGGCGCTGGCTGCCGTCGTCGCCGACCCGAATCTGGGCCGGCTGGGTGGCCGGATCACCGACGCGATGACCGGCAAGGAACTGTGGCGGCAACTCGACGACCTGCCGATGGTGCCGGCGTCGACGAACAAGGTGCTGACCGCGGCGGCGGCCCTGCTCACCCTGGACCGGCAGGCCCGGATCAGCACCCGGGTGGTGGCGGCGGGTCAGGCCGCCCAGGGTCCGGTGGTGCTGGTCGGCGCCGGGGATCCGACGTTGTCGGCGGCGCCGCCCGGTGTCGAGACCTGGTACCGGGGTGCGGCGCGGATCAGTGACTTGGTTGAACAAGTGCACCGCAGCGGCATGACCCCGACGGCCGTGCAGGTCGACACCTCGGCGTTCAGCGGTCCCGGGTTGGCGCCCGGCTGGGACCCGGCCGACATCGACAACGGTGACGTGGCGCCGATCGAGTCCGCAATGATCGACGCCGGGCGGATCCAGCCGACCACCGTCAACTCGAGACGTTCCAAGACCCCGGCGCTGGACGCCGGACGCCAGCTGGCGATCGCCCTGGGTCTGGACCCGGCGGCGGTGACCGTCGCCAGCGCGCCCGCCGGGGCCCGGCAACTGGCGGTGGTGCAGTCGGCGCCGCTGATCCAGCGGCTTTCGCAGATGATGAACGCCTCGGACAACGTGATGGCTGAGTGCATCGGCCGTGAGGTGGCCGCCGCCATCAACCGGCCGCAGAGCTTCACCGGCGCGGTCGACGCCGTCACCAGCAGGCTCAACACCGCCCATGTCGACACCGGCGGAGCCGCGCTGGTCGACTCCAGCGGGCTGTCGGTGAACGACCGTCTGACGGCCCGGACGCTGGATGGGGTGATGCAGGCCGCGGCGGGACCCGATCAGCCGTCGTTGCGGGCGCTACTGGATCTCTTGCCGATCGCGGGCGGCAGCGGCACCCTCGGCGAACGCTTTTTGGACCGCTCCACCACCATGGGCCCGGCCGGTTGGCTGCGCGCCAAGACCGGCTCACTGACGGCGGTGAACTCGCTGGTCGGGTTGCTCAACGATGCCAGCGGACGGGTCCTGACCTTCGCCTTCATCTCCAACGACGCCGGACCCAACGGCCGCAACGCGATGGACGCGCTGGCCACCAAGCTGTGGTTCTGCGGGTGCACGACATGA
- a CDS encoding inorganic diphosphatase, with protein sequence MQFDVTIEIPKGQRNKYEIDHETGRVRLDRYLHTPMAYPADYGFIEDTLGEDGDPLDALVLLPQPVFPGVLIEVRPVAMFRMVDEKGGDDKVLCVPAGDHRWDHVQDIDDVPPYELNDIKHFFEHYKDNEPGKFVKAADWVGRAEAEAEVQRSIERFQAEGH encoded by the coding sequence GTGCAATTCGACGTGACCATCGAAATTCCCAAGGGTCAGCGCAATAAGTACGAGATCGACCACGAGACCGGTCGCGTGCGCTTGGACCGCTACCTCCACACCCCGATGGCCTACCCGGCCGATTACGGCTTCATCGAGGACACCCTCGGTGAGGACGGGGACCCGCTGGACGCACTGGTGCTGCTGCCCCAGCCGGTGTTCCCGGGGGTGCTGATCGAGGTGCGGCCGGTGGCGATGTTCCGCATGGTCGACGAGAAAGGCGGCGACGACAAGGTGTTGTGCGTGCCGGCCGGTGACCACCGGTGGGACCACGTCCAGGACATCGACGACGTCCCCCCGTACGAGCTGAACGACATCAAGCACTTCTTCGAGCACTACAAGGACAACGAGCCGGGCAAGTTCGTGAAGGCGGCCGACTGGGTCGGCCGGGCCGAGGCCGAGGCCGAGGTTCAGCGTTCGATAGAGCGATTCCAGGCCGAAGGGCACTGA
- a CDS encoding zinc-dependent metalloprotease, giving the protein MSPSTSRSSGLSMGNAVDWGFAATVGEKLARGGPVTSDYTRRQVMEELSRAAEQAEPPVREVTGLITADTVPPARIVDRREWIRAAAESMRAMTNGAEKPHSFVTGRLTGAQTGAVLAFVSSGILGQYDPFTSPDSGTLLLVYPNVIGVERQLKVDPSDFRLWVCLHEVTHRVQFTANPWIAGHMSSSLSLLTQEPTEDLREVAGRLAEFVRNRGRDEAHPEGILGLVRAVQSEPQRQALDQLLVLGTLLEGHAEHVMDAVGPVVVPSVAAIRRKFDERRLRKQPPLQRLVRALLGFEAKLSQYTRGKAFVDHVVDRVGMKRFNAIWTGPETLPKPSEIEHPQRWIDRVL; this is encoded by the coding sequence ATGAGCCCTTCGACGTCCCGGTCGTCCGGCCTTTCGATGGGCAACGCCGTCGACTGGGGGTTCGCCGCCACGGTGGGGGAGAAGCTGGCCCGCGGGGGTCCGGTCACCTCTGATTACACGCGTCGACAGGTGATGGAGGAGTTGAGCCGGGCGGCCGAGCAGGCCGAGCCGCCGGTTCGCGAAGTCACCGGTCTGATCACCGCGGACACGGTGCCGCCGGCCCGCATCGTGGACCGGCGGGAATGGATACGGGCGGCCGCCGAGTCGATGCGTGCCATGACCAACGGCGCCGAGAAGCCGCACAGTTTCGTCACCGGCCGGCTGACCGGCGCCCAGACGGGTGCCGTGCTGGCGTTCGTCTCCTCCGGCATCCTCGGGCAGTACGACCCGTTCACCAGTCCCGACTCCGGCACCCTGCTCCTGGTGTATCCCAACGTCATCGGCGTGGAACGCCAATTGAAGGTGGACCCCTCCGATTTCCGGCTGTGGGTGTGCCTGCATGAAGTGACCCACCGCGTGCAGTTCACCGCCAACCCGTGGATCGCCGGGCACATGTCGAGCTCGTTGAGCCTGCTGACCCAGGAGCCGACCGAAGACCTCCGCGAGGTGGCCGGCCGGCTCGCGGAGTTCGTCCGCAATCGGGGACGCGACGAGGCCCACCCCGAGGGGATCCTGGGCCTGGTGCGCGCGGTTCAGTCCGAGCCGCAACGGCAGGCGCTGGACCAACTCCTGGTCCTGGGAACCTTGCTGGAAGGGCACGCCGAGCACGTCATGGACGCGGTCGGGCCGGTGGTGGTGCCGTCGGTCGCCGCGATCCGCCGCAAATTCGACGAACGCCGCCTGCGCAAGCAGCCGCCGTTGCAGCGGCTGGTGCGTGCACTGCTGGGCTTCGAGGCCAAACTCAGTCAGTACACCCGCGGCAAGGCGTTCGTCGACCACGTGGTGGACCGGGTCGGGATGAAGCGGTTCAACGCGATTTGGACGGGTCCCGAGACGTTGCCCAAGCCTAGCGAGATCGAGCACCCGCAGCGATGGATCGACCGGGTGCTGTAG